DNA from Globicephala melas chromosome 5, mGloMel1.2, whole genome shotgun sequence:
GTGAAGGCTGGGGATATGGCTTGGACCACCTGCTCCATGGGGAGGGCTCGGGCATGACAGGCTCTAGTCCTGTGACTAGTAGGCACACTGCACCTGGGAGAGCGGCTCAGTCTTGGCTCTGAAAGGGAAGGAACTAAAaggataaacagaaaacaaaaaaaacgtatGGTAGGAGAGCAGGAGGAAAAGAGAGTAGGGTCAATGGGGACTTTCTGAATGGGAGGCCTTGAGATGTACTGAGCCCTCAGGAAGATTCAGTTTGCCTTCTTGGCTGGGACATGAGGAGAGGAGGTAGTTTGGTTGGCCAACATATTTAGATCAGTTGCTGTATAATTTGATCACAGTGTTTCAAATGCTGCTTTGCACAAGGCAAAACTGACTTTTGTAACTTTAGGGTCAGAAAGAAGAGTTGATCTAGAACTCACAATAGACACATGTTTGTTAAAGACACTCACAACCCATCTGGTCTGTCTCTAGACCTGCCTCCAAACATAAGactaaggaaaggaaaacatatttCTTATATAAGAATATGGGTCAACACACTCGCAGAtataccttttgtttttttctcactgaGAGAGGAGTAAAGGATAAGAAGGGAAAATGGAAAGCAGCAGCTAACTTCATAATTTTAACAAGTGCTAACTTTACCTTCAACtctataaacacaaaaataaaagatatataatgAACATCTGAGGAACCATGTAGCTATATGGGTTTAGTGGGGAAACATTAATAATTTAATGTTTACGTTAAGTTTCAGAAaataacaacatatatatattattttccattcctttccaGGTTAGTGAAGGGAATAGGAACTGATAATAGATGTTAGAAATCACAGGGCCCTTTTGAAAAAGGAGATTATGCCTCCACCAGACTTTCGTTTCTTCTATAAGTTAGTTAACTATGTGCTTATTCAGAAGTTCAAGGGAACCATGGCAAGAACACCCAAGACCTATATAAGAAACGTagaatgtaaaatgttttaagttacttacgttattacaataaaatgcataaaatacgCCAGAGACATAGCAGCCCAGTATTCCAATAGAAATTCCTGCATAATCTAATGCCATCCATCTACGACAGGTTTTTTCTGATCGATGGCAGGAAAAAAGATGATAGCCCACAGAGCAAAGCATACAGAcctatggaaaataaaacaaatcttagcaaagtgaaacaaacaaacaaaaaaacaaaagcaactcaTGCATGATGTTCATGGAAGTGGTCAGGTCAAGTTCAGGCTTTTCAGCCAAAGAGACCTGGACATGGACCCTAGTTTTGTGCCTGACTATATGTCatttccctaagcctcagttcctcatggGTAAAATGCGGACAAcaatcataaagaaagaaatctataATGATAACTACTTTATAacataaaaaatttaatgaacaGTGCAGTAGAAGGAAATCTACTGAGGCTTATTTTGATCTATGAATGTTTCCTTTCAAAAACTACTGACTACAGAATACATgtccttaaagaaaaataaaccaaagaataTGGAATTgtatgatgtaaaaaaaaataaatccctcCCAGTCAATCTATTCTCCAGTGGGAGCCACTGATAACATCTTTTTTGTGTCCTTCCAGATATTTTCAATAAACGTATCAGATACCTATGATATAGAAGTCCACACACACAAGAACACCATATATACTTCTTAATCAAACGGAATCATACAGTCTGTtctgctatttgtttttttcacttaagacCTTTTATGTCTgtatgagacttcattgtatagAGTTTACTTCTAAGTTAAACATAGCTTTGCTGCgttcaaggaaaaataattatgacTTATGCTGATTTTATACGTTATCAGATTGAGAGCAAACCTAACGTAATTCTATCAGTTGCTCTGAAGATTGATAAGGTTTCCACAGCTGAACTCCCTCTAGCCATTAAATACCTACAGCGTGTCATACagtggggatacaaagatgaaaccTCTACTCTCAAAGACATTTTTCAGAAACAAGTGAACAAATGGTGATATAGGAAGTCCTATAGGAAAAGTCGGTGCAGAGCACAGTTAGAAAATAGAGGAGGGAGAGTACCAGGTCTGTGGGTGCATGTGTGTACTTGTGGGTGGGAGTGGTGGGCAGAAAAGAGCTACATATTTCATAGAAGGGTTGCCACCTGAGCTGCACCTTAAGTTGACCTGGCATTCATCAAGGACATAAATAAAGGTGTGCACAGGTTTACTGGAGGGCCCATAGGAAAAGCAGCATACTGAGAAACACAGCATCATTAAGGAATGCTATGAGGCCTTCTTCATGATATGATTATGACAGATCCTATACATCAAGGAGTTTTAACTTCAGTATTATGGGCTCTGTGTGATACTTCTGAAAATTTTAAGTGCACCCTTACAGAAAGGCTGAGATGAGAGGTTACAGGCATAGCCCTAGGAAGCAATGACCAGAGCCTACACTAAGCCAGGGACAGTGGGGGTAGGGAAAATGGGCCAGATAAATGGTCATCTAGCTATTCTGTAGTCTGACCATTAAACCAACCTAAGTCGCCACAGCCTCAATATCAATATTCAAAACAAGGTTCCTAGCCATAATCTCATTTCTTCATCCACTATCTAAAATCCTTAACAGTCTGTGGCTTTGGCTACTACAAGTCAGAGTTTATTGACCCAATTAAACATAACTCTAAGAAGCTTGGTTATTTGTTTTATCTGATTATCCCTGAGATAAAACACAGTAAATTCAGAGAACATGAAGGTGTATATTCTCACTGACAGGGAAAGATCTCATCATCACAATGCTGAGTGACACAAAACAGCAAGCACAGAGATGACCACAGCTCAGAAGGAGGTAGATAGGAAAGGTAGGCAGGCAGGTGTGAGGCAGCTGTGATACACAAACGTCTGGAGGAATCTGAACCCAAATGTCAAATGTGGAAGTGGAATTTCAAATGACTTTTACTTTCTTCCAAATACTTTTGTGTTTGCTTCAATTTCTACATGAGTATATgttatagtaataataacaacaataaagcTAATTTCATTgtgaaaaggtaaataaaagtggaaagagaaaaactacagTATCAAGAGGAAAGTAAAATATACGGTATTCATAGAGAACATCTGAGTTTTAGAAAAGTTAACCTAGACTTAGTATGTTGTTTTAAAAGGGACATGTTGTTAGAGTTGCTTAAAAAACTGACTGAAAAATTATCTGACATTGAGTATGTCTCCGTTTTCTGGAAAGTTTCCTTCTGTGGAGTATCTCACTCCATCCAGGTGGACAGGTAATTAGAGCATGACATCCTACATCTAAGCTCCTTGCCATGATAACCAAATGCCTCGGGATCTGGCTCCTGCCTATCTATCTCTCCAGTCTTACCTTTCTCCATTTTCCTAGGGTTTAACCACAAACACCAGCACCTACAGGTCCAGAAAGTGCTAAGCTGTCTCTTGCTTCTGGTCCTTTAGGCACTCTTTTTTCTGCTTCATTGCCCTACCTCACTCTCCCTTCTGCTCACCTATCTGGGTGACTTGATCTTTATGACAGGCTGGTTTTGTTCAGCACTGTATTCCCGATGCCAACTTAGTGCCTGGATATAGATAAGAGGTATTAGAAAGATATTTCTTGAACTGAATGTTAATGAACTGAATCTGGGGAAAGGTGTTCTCAGATTCTATTCTTCTCTAACATAGAAAGACTTCAAAGCCCCTAAAATTACATTCTACTATTCAGAATGTACTCTATTAAAAAACTCTGGTTGGTAGGAAAGCACTGAGCACGTAAAAAGGGTAGaagtaaaaagagtaaaaatgttatatctttaaaaaattaaatgtaaatcaatattaatacatatatttatggtTTACCATGCTGCCTGCTAACTCTAAGAATTTGGGGAAATTGGGTGAACAAGttataatttcataaaaataaaaataataaaaatggtatcTGCAAGTAGGGAAAATGTGCTCATTTGTCTTTAGAAGCTGTACTGTGTGTAACAGAAAGGTCAGTGCACTAGCAGTTAGGAGAAGAGGATTCTACTGCCCTGCTGAACAATCCAAGTCACTCTTACCACTTTGGGTGTTTCTTCACTGGCAGTTGTTTTAATTATTTCGTCTTCTCAGTTTTGCAATGCACTGCTTTCTTAAACCATTATGAAAATGAATGTGTGTTCCCTGAAATAACCAGCTGTGGCTGGGTGGCTAAAGGGCCTGGGGTAGAGGaaaacatgtgggatcctcaaaGGAAATAATATCTGTATAACAGTAGAGTATAAAccaatttttcttatattaagcACATCTTAGTCTATAAGATACATCTAAAAATTAAGTATGGAGAAATtgattcatttccattttaaaaattgggatagATTTTAAAGAGCTGTTTAGGCTCCAGTCAGGACAAAAATTAAACCTGAGAAAgagtatactttaaaaaacacttaaagaaaaaataattttctaataagaACACAAAAATACAGAGTATTCTTTCcctcaaagaaatttaaaatatggttcTAGGAGCTAGAattagaagaaaaggaggagagagatgtTTCCAGTGTGTTTCTTGATCATGTAAGTCCAAAGTTTTGAGTCAAATGATGAAGGCCTGAAACTATTACACAATGAAAGCAACACCTGTGCAGTTTACTTATCGATTCCCCTCTCAGAGTAGCAGCAGGTTAACTGCAGGGAGTGCTGGCCTACGTTTGGAGGGAGAGGCATGatagctttttcttttcatttttatgatttttttgtactctcttcattttttttaaaatttaaaaaatatcaactgGATTTTGGTCCacgttagttttctttttcagaattacctgtttgaaaaattattaaacgTAACTTTTAAAGGCACTTTGTTACAGAtcccagaagaaaaattaaagtgctGAGGAACACATACAAGAGGCTACAGAGGAGAAGAAACTGAAAGTATCTGAAATCAGGCACGTGCAAAAGACCTAAAGGAAATTAACATTAAAGTGAGAGAAAAGATTACcaacaaaaaaagacattaaaactaAGACAGTATGGAAACAACAAATACAAAAGGCATAGACATATAAAAGATGAGAAATCTTCCCAAACAAGTTTTAAGCAGACAACAGAGTTCTACTTCAGTCGGCAAACACAGTACAGAGATTCCTATCTTTGTATTAATCTTAAAGCAGAGAGgtctaaaaaaaggaagagaaaagaaagaaattttctcaATCTTTAAAACTTACTGGATTTCAAATATACTCTAATAACATCCAAATACACTCTCATAAAAACATACTCTGGATGCTTATATTATGAAAGTGAATAAGCTAAAACCTATATGCTATTTGGGGGCTCTTTAAAGCAAGTTGTGGGTGTGAAGTAAGGTCACCTGCCCAAGCTTGTCTGACTAAAGTTCTCTTTACCAATAATAGTGTTTATGAAATGACTTACCTGGAAGCAGAAAAGGCAAATAGAACAAATTACAAAGTCTTCTCTGGATGCACTTGCTGAAGGTAACACAGATGTCATGTCATATATTCCCAGtgtgaagaagagaaagaaacccaGCAAATGACTCCAGATGTTTACCGTCTCattagataaaataaacaaactggaaaaaaccAAACGTGCAGCTCAGATTCATATCTGTTCGCTCACTGTCAGCATTTAAAAGGTTATGGACAATTTTGGGGATTATCTAATACGTGCTACTTTAAGCCCTTAACCCCATCTTTACCTTTCCCATCAATCCTGGGATCTTACAGTTTTTTCTTGCTCACCTCTATTATACTTACCATTTCCTTCCTCAATTAGAGTTATTTATGTATAAATTCCACCTCATCCTCCAGCTTATCAACTCCCTGATGGCTGGCATGATTCATCTTTATGACACtactgttccaagcacagtgtctTGCTCAGATTAGATGCTAAATGTCTACAGAAATGAATGAGCAGATTAAAACTGGGTGCTAGCTACCATACTCTGACACTCAGTAATAGGTATCTGAAAACCCGCTAAGTATAAGGTTAGGCATGAACTTAAAATACCTTTTTAGTACTCATTACATGCAAGTGCAAAGTTAAATGGACTTGAGAgaagcaggataaatacaaatgGATCCACTGGAAATGTCCTTTAAGACAGGCATTCTGCAACAACTTTGCTGTGGTGGTTTTGAAACCAAACTAGTTTCCAGGTGGCATgagtttattccttttttggAACGACAAGAGGTTACTTTTACTATCAGTACTAATTGCCCTCTTTCAATACGCCCTAACTGGTTTGAGTTTAAGTAGCCCTGGCAGTGCAGGCCGGTGCAGAGTGTTCCCCGCGGACCAGGAGTCAGGAGGCTCACTGTCCCTTCACTCCCACCCTGGGCAACAAATTAGCTCTGGGATcatgagcaagtcacttaacgtCTCTggcttcaatttctccatctctaAAACAAGGGAGCTGGATTAGATGCTGCTGCAAGTCCCTTCCAGCTCCTTCCTTAATTTTGTGAAATGTTTCTCCAGCTGTGGATAAGACTCATCAGATTATCAAAAGGTGATGTCATGACTAAAGGTTGAAATCCTCTTGCAAAATCTAATCTTTTGTTTAAACTAAAGTCTTTGACCTTCACTGATTCAGAATCCTTATTGGTAAGCACTAACGTATAACTCTAATACTGAATTTGCAGCAGTCACCATGGTTCATATTTTCCCATGTCATAAACATAGCAGGGTCTCACACAATCAGACGATCACCAAGGATAAAGTGGATCCTGTATCATGGATTTCAGGCTTTATCCTGTATAAGCATCAAGTATAAAAACTACTTATACTGGGGAGTGGGAGAAGAGATGCAGGGATGTGAAGAGACACATCTAACCCCAGGACTGTTTGACAGCCAATACCACATTCTGCCTGTTGCCTCAGAACTTTTCATTTGGTGAAACCCAGTATAACCTGATTAACTGAGCAGAGAGGCATAATCTTGACATGTTCCTTCCAACTAACAGAGTATTGGCAGAACAGTTGTGACGTACAAAACCTCTCCTTATATCCAAAATGTGTCCTCGTCCCTCTAGACAAAGGACAAAAGCTGAACCTGGAAAAGACCAAGCTGGTGGGAAGAGCACTTAGCAGAATATCCCCTGTAGGGGATCTACTCTTATTCTATGAGAAGTTAGACCTATACTCTGTTCTGCTTCAAAATCAACAATcaacttcatcatcatcatcatcatctatttGGCTTCAAATTCAATGACCATGGTGATAACAagtcaccatttattgagtgcttattatgtaccaggctCTGTGTAGCATTTTACATACACAATCCCATTTCGTCCTTACTACTTTCTGAGGCATATACTGTAATTACCCTCacttttacaaatggggaaaataaGGCTGGGAGAGGTTAACTTTTGTTCAAGGTCCCACAGCTGTTAAGTGGCAGATCTGCACACCCAAGTCTTTTTTACTCAACAGCCCAAGATCTAAAGCACTATATTTCACTCCTTAATCCATGAAATTTGGACCCTAATATTAGAATGCAGAGGTGGGTATAAAACTATTTAAGGCAACTGACTACCTGCTCTATCCTTATGGAACTCTACATCCACAGCAGAGCCCAGCTCTGATTTCTTGTGTAATAACTTATGCAAAGGAGTCAATGGGGAGGAAAATGGCACTCAGGATTCAAATTGTGAAGTACTGTGGGCCATGCATCGAAGCCAAGTAGGGATGGACAGTGATGTCACCTTGTGACCCTGAGTCAGAGAAGCAATTTAAAGGCAAGCAGGGCAAAGGAACTGGGGTAAGACCATGCCAAAAACAAGATCAAGAATCAAACATGTGGTTGCTGCTTGAACAATTCAATGGCTCACATTCCAGCAGTGGGGTTTGTCACTACAGTGACCTGGAGCTAAGCAACATGGGTATCTTAATTCTCTTAAAGTGGGGTCCTGTAATTAAGTACATATAGGGAGTTTTAACAGAAAGCTAGTCGAAGAACTAGAACactaatttttcagttttgtttttttaaacccagGCTTTCAAGGGACTcaattttaagagtttaaatGATGACggaattccttttttaaagacaCTTCTATAGTGCTCTAGTGGAGGGCAGTGCCTGTTATAGGCTCTCTTTGCTATAGTGCTTTTCCCACACAGCGTTTTTTCACAATGGTTATTATGTAATAGTATAACTAGCTCTTTAATGTGTGTCACCCAGGCTAGACCTCAGTATTTTCATGAGAACAAGGGCCATACCTGCTGTTCTTTGCAGGACCTGGTAGGGTGCCTGGCACCTAGCAGGGGTTCCATActatctgctgaatgaataaaccagGATTTCTAAATGTATGGCATTGTGAACTTGTTTCCTATTATACAGGCACTTATCTGGCCCCAAACATCTGAATTTCCATAGGGCtgccttaaaaataaacaaagctttGGTATACACAGGGGCAAGTATGGCTCAGTCATTGTCAGTGGGGTCGATTCCAACATGTATCCCAATAAGCACCAAATGGAATAAACGATGTAAAAATTCCTTTGTAAAGAGCAAAGCCCCACAGGAGTTAGTGATTATGACCATTGTTACTATCATTAGTCCATGGATCAAGTAGCCCGGTGGCGGAAGAAGCAAAGACAACGAGAAAGGAGAGGTGGCAGAAAGGGATGAAAAGGTTGGGACAGCTAGGAAATGATGGGCACGGAGAAACGCGGGGAAAGCAGCAGGCGGACCAGACAAAAAGGCTGTAGGTGAGGAGGAGGGGCCGCCGGCGCGCCCCCCAGGCGCACCCAGCGGAGGCGGCCAGACTGTACCTTTTGATACACAGCCTGGAGGGCAGGTAGGCCCGGTAGCCGTCGGTGATGTACGGGTTGTCCTTGAGGGACACGGGGATCTGCTCGTAGGTGTAGAGGCGGATGCCGCGGGGCACCAGGACGGGCCAGTACTGGTAGCTGCCCAGCTCGATATAATGTGCGCTCTTCAGCAGCTTCTGATGCATCCTTCCTGGCCGCCGCCGCTCCCCAAGCGGGGAGCTTGCCCAGGCCCCGCCTCCCCGGGGAGGGGGCTTCGCCCCCGCAGCCCCCGCCCCGGAGCCCGGACGTGGCGCGAGGTCCTACGGCCCTGCCTTTGCCCAGGCCGGGCTCCGCTCACAGGGCGGCCACCGCCGTCAGCACCCCGGCGGACCCGGCAGCGTCGCAGCCCTCCCTGACGTCAGCACGCCGCGGCGGGCCCCGCCCCTCGGACCTGGCTGGGGCCGGCGCGGCTGGGAAGGGGGCGGGGCCGCAGTCCGCGCGTGTGCGACTGTAAGCAAGGACCTGCGGGATTCGCCTGGGGTTCACGGGCAGCTCGAGCGCTTACGAGCGGCGGCCGGCCTCACCTCTTCCGTGAGAAGAGCGCGGTAATGTACAGCGAAttcaagtggttttttttttcttattctgtttttaattagaAGCAatatgtgttacattttgaaaatcaaggggaaaagagtaactggaagaaaaataggaACTAGAGCTAACTCTTCACTGGTTACTTTTTATCGTGAAATCTCACACACTTGGGGTCAGAGGGGACCTTCGAGGTTTTCTGGGCTAAGGTCAGTCCTTGCAAGTGGTTGGAAATAGAGGAAAACTGATGTACATGGAACTATACCAAAACCGAGCATACGCTGAGTCATAAAGAAAGCCCCAGCACATTTAAAGCACCAAAAAGCATTCAGAGTATTTTCCCTGACCACAACAGACAAACTGGGAATAAACAAGAAAACCGAAAAGCCCCAAATGATTGGAATTGAAACAAAACCCTTCTAAGTATTTAATGGGTTGAtgaagaaatcacaatggaaatgaGAAAGTATACCTAACTTAATGATAAAgatgaaatatatcaaaatttgggGGACAAGTGTTATAGCTTTGTCTCCGGCTACGAATTATGATGCAAATGCTTATTCATAATGGCAACAGGGCAAAACATCAGTTTTGCAtccatatatgtagaatctttagCCCATTGTTTGGTTACATGCATGATGAGAATCATTCATGATGCctattatttatgttttgttattGTGTTAGTAATATTAGTTGCTGTGTGAGAGGCAGTATGGTTTACTGATTAACTTCTGGGCTTTGAAGCCTTgctacctgggtttgaattcaaCCATTTACTTAGCAAGTATTTAACCTCTTtgcgtctcagttttcttactagtaaaatagggataataacagtactttgtgttgtaaggattaaatcagTGAATCCATGTAACACTCGGAGAAAACTGCCGAGCATATTGTTAGCCCCCCAAAATGTTATCTATTATTAGATTTCAAGGGAAGATATATTAATAGATAAAACTAGACAAATTTAGATAAATCCTAAGCGAACTTAAATGTCATGTAAAAGGAAACACTGAGACCTTTTTTTAAGCCATGAAGCCAAAACTAATATTTAAAAGCTTACTGTGTGTTCAGTACATTAGCTCTGCTTAAGGTTACTGTGTATAGGAATTCTCATTTCCTAGTGGAGGAAGATCATGCCTGAGAATGCCTGCCATGCTCATAGAAGTCTTCTGGGAAGTTCTTTCAGCATGTATTCACGCTGGTGCCACAGGAATGTGGCCACCGCTGACCCAAAGATGGATCAGTGGCCCATGAAATGTCCTAACACAGATGTCCATGCAAGAGCAACGGTAATTAGCTTTCTTCGATCAGTGTCTTTCTTGGGAATTTGGCCTGGAGATGCGGGAAGAGAGCTTGTAACCTGGTATTTGAAACAGAAGTAGAAAGATGCCCAGAGATCATCAGAGACAGAGACCTGAGAACGGCAGCTGCATTATGATAATGGTGAGACACTAGAGTGAAGAATTAGGAATGGCAGCTGCTTTTATTGTTGTGAAACCTGTTGCAAAATGACTTCTGGACTGACTTCAATCATTTATAACCCATGTCAGTTCTCTCTAATTCATTCACgtggtttaatttttaaagtaagcaGTCTTTAACACTAAGTACTTAACTCCCACCCGCCCTTATGAAATGAATGGACAGATATGAAAACATAGATATAGCAACAATCCATGTCTGAAtctagagagaaaaagaggtcTATGAGTAAAAAAGTGGAAAGAGCTCTATTTCCTCTTCCACTCAGGCCTGTAAGGCAATGGAAGCAGGAGCCACATTGCTTTGGGGCATCTCTAACAGTGGTAACGCAAAGGGGAGAGGGCACAGTTCCCCACAGATAGCTGTGGGATTTTGCACTTTGAGGGCTCTGGCTGTTTAGTCATGGTGCTTGACAGAAGACATCAGTAGCATGCCTGGTAAAGGAATGCCAGGGGCTCCCCCTCCTGGTGGGGGATCAACAGCTGCATCTAGCAGAAATCTCAGTGCGCTTGAAGTGACAGGATGGGGAACTGAACTGCCCAGTAAGAGTTACTGAGAAAATGGCAGCATCTCATCATAAGCACCTGTGGAGAGACACATCTTGCCTTTAATACACTTGTGGTAGGGGGTAGGAAATTCTCGAGGAGTTGGGAGTCCTACACCTTCACATGGGCCCAAGAGCCAGGAAACTTCAAATTTTTACTGTTGCTGTGATCAGTCTGTGTCCTACAGGGATTTGAGGTTTGGGGACACTCAGATTGTGCCTTGTTTTATAGGATGGCTTTCAGTGATCTGGGATGGAGAGACATGGGGGCTTCATGGAGCATCTGGGCTTCATGGAGCATCTAAGATATTTTTCCCTTCCCTCGTTCcttcttgtttattctttttcatagctgTAAAATGATATTGGAGCGAGACTTGCAGGTATTGGAATGGACGCACCATGGAAGTTTACATTTATTGAATTCCAGTTGTGTGCCACACATTTGTCCcagaaaacagagatgaataagacatcTTTTAGATAGTCATCTTTACCAATCTGCACAGCAAACTGACATTTTGACTGCCTCCCCTCCGCACCCCCCACCATGAAACTCTCTTTTCTAGACTTTTGAGACAACTCACACCTGgattttttccttacttttcgGCCTGTCCATTCCAGAGGCCTTTGATAATTGCTGTTTCTCCACCTGAGTATTAAACCAAGGTGTGTTTTAGGattctttcttcagtttttgaaaaaatgtattctATTTTTACTCTCTATATTTCCGTGGCTTCAGTTACTATCTTTAAGCTGATGTCTCACAAATCGGTAGTTTCAGGCCAGATCTCCTTTCTGTACATCTGGATTCACATACAGGACTGGACATGGAAGCCTGAAACAGTGAAAATGAACTCATTATCTTTCCTCCTGAATCTGTTTTTAACCCTGATTCCCTGTTCACTCAGTCTCTCAAGCCTTGGAGTTATCTCCTCCCTTGGCTGCATTTTATCAgcaccttcttttccttccttccccatcacCACAACCAGTTCCTTGCCAATGATTGCAACCCTCCTGTCAAATGAGGCTGATCTGAAGAAACAATAAACCACAAACAGTTCATCAACTTAactatatcttctttaattcCATACCCA
Protein-coding regions in this window:
- the PAQR3 gene encoding progestin and adipoQ receptor family member 3, whose amino-acid sequence is MHQKLLKSAHYIELGSYQYWPVLVPRGIRLYTYEQIPVSLKDNPYITDGYRAYLPSRLCIKSLFILSNETVNIWSHLLGFFLFFTLGIYDMTSVLPSASASREDFVICSICLFCFQVCMLCSVGYHLFSCHRSEKTCRRWMALDYAGISIGILGCYVSGVFYAFYCNNYWRQVYLITVLAMILAVFFAQIHPNYLTQQWQRLRSIIFCSVSGYGVIPTLHWVWLNGGIGAPIVQDFAPRVIVMYVIALLAFLFYISKVPERYFPGQLNYLGSSHQIWHVLAVVMLYWWHQSTVYVMQYRHSKPCPDYVSHL